A genomic region of Desulfomicrobium escambiense DSM 10707 contains the following coding sequences:
- the recJ gene encoding single-stranded-DNA-specific exonuclease RecJ, with protein MSENQPTWRLKTPPPEAALPRAEQERIARRLEVSPLLVHLLSLRGLASEGDMDKFLSPGLRYLHPLDRWPGVEAGAELMRQAVEEGRRIAVWGDYDVDGITATALVKDFMAARGVDILHFIPDRLDFGYGLHLDGIRDLADKGVGLLLTVDCGIASTEEIRAAKDLGMQVIVTDHHLPGQELPGADIIINPKLGGWPSPNLSGVGVSFLLMGALNRILPGPQVDIRDFLDLVALGTVADVVPLDDQNRILVKNGLLLIKEGRRFGIQALKEISGLTPEESVGTGAIGFALAPRINAAGRIGDPDLAVRLLLEKNRDEARIMAEQLDRLNTKRKVEEQRILEEAIIQAESQLHLPGLVLHSEHWHSGIIGIVASRIVERFHRPCLILTKENGIFKGSGRSTPTFDLYQALLSCKQCLYKFGGHRQAAGLKLEPFQLANLKNLFAWAVEEQLGANPAPPILELDAELPFSFIDHTFLKELELLQPYGQGNPRPIFLSPPLNILRHRFFSQKKHLELHLSDTTDQTSMRAVAWRQGERWQDTSLEGRRVKIAYTPRLSKFNGLMQIELSVQEILTVE; from the coding sequence ATGTCGGAAAACCAGCCCACCTGGAGGCTCAAGACCCCACCGCCCGAGGCGGCCCTGCCCCGGGCCGAGCAGGAGCGGATTGCCCGGCGCCTCGAGGTCAGCCCGTTGCTCGTCCACCTGCTGTCCCTGCGCGGTCTGGCTTCCGAAGGGGACATGGACAAGTTCCTGAGCCCCGGCCTGCGCTATCTGCACCCCCTGGACAGATGGCCCGGCGTCGAGGCGGGCGCGGAACTCATGCGCCAGGCCGTCGAGGAAGGACGCAGGATCGCCGTGTGGGGCGACTACGACGTGGACGGCATCACTGCCACGGCCCTGGTCAAGGATTTCATGGCCGCCCGGGGCGTCGACATCCTGCACTTCATCCCCGACAGGCTCGACTTCGGTTACGGTCTGCACCTGGACGGCATCCGGGATCTGGCCGACAAGGGCGTCGGGCTACTGCTGACCGTGGATTGCGGCATCGCCAGCACGGAAGAGATCCGCGCGGCCAAGGATCTGGGCATGCAGGTCATCGTCACCGACCATCATCTGCCCGGGCAGGAGCTCCCTGGCGCCGACATCATCATCAATCCCAAGCTTGGCGGCTGGCCCTCCCCCAATCTCTCCGGCGTGGGCGTGAGTTTTCTGCTCATGGGCGCCCTGAACCGCATCCTGCCCGGCCCCCAGGTCGACATCCGGGATTTCCTGGACCTTGTCGCTCTCGGCACCGTGGCCGACGTGGTCCCGCTTGACGACCAGAACAGGATCCTGGTCAAGAACGGTCTGCTCCTCATCAAGGAAGGCCGCCGCTTTGGCATCCAGGCCCTCAAGGAAATCAGCGGCCTGACGCCGGAGGAGAGCGTCGGCACCGGGGCCATCGGCTTCGCCCTGGCCCCGCGCATCAATGCCGCCGGGCGCATCGGCGACCCGGACCTGGCCGTGCGCCTGCTTCTGGAGAAAAACCGCGACGAAGCCCGCATCATGGCCGAGCAGCTCGACCGGCTCAACACCAAGCGCAAGGTCGAGGAGCAGCGCATCCTCGAGGAGGCCATCATCCAGGCCGAATCACAGCTCCATCTGCCGGGACTGGTCCTGCACTCGGAGCACTGGCACTCCGGCATCATCGGCATCGTCGCCTCGCGTATCGTGGAGCGCTTCCACCGCCCCTGCCTCATCCTGACCAAGGAAAACGGCATCTTCAAGGGGTCCGGCCGCTCCACGCCGACCTTCGACCTCTACCAGGCCCTGCTGTCCTGCAAGCAGTGCCTCTACAAATTTGGAGGACACCGCCAGGCTGCGGGCCTCAAGCTCGAGCCGTTCCAGCTGGCCAACCTCAAGAATCTCTTCGCCTGGGCCGTGGAGGAGCAGCTCGGGGCGAATCCGGCGCCGCCCATACTGGAGCTGGACGCCGAACTGCCCTTCTCGTTCATCGACCATACCTTTCTCAAGGAGCTGGAGCTGCTGCAGCCCTACGGACAGGGCAATCCGAGACCCATCTTTCTCTCGCCGCCCCTGAACATCCTGCGCCACCGCTTTTTCAGCCAGAAGAAGCATCTGGAACTCCACCTCTCCGACACCACCGACCAAACGAGCATGCGCGCCGTTGCCTGGCGCCAGGGCGAACGCTGGCAGGACACATCACTTGAAGGCCGAAGGGTCAAGATCGCCTACACCCCCCGCCTGTCAAAGTTCAACGGTCTGATGCAGATCGAGCTGTCCGTCCAGGAGATCCTGACCGTCGAGTGA
- a CDS encoding DUF3568 family protein codes for MKAIRNMAILLVLLCTGCAAVVVGGAAAVGTYTYVAGQLKKTYNVNLDGAYRASIAGCESLGLPVLEREMQLSQATVKTRDGEREVWINLKTQSSTTTEISIRVGYLGDEQASRRIHDAIGAKL; via the coding sequence ATGAAAGCCATACGGAATATGGCCATTCTCCTCGTGCTGCTGTGCACGGGATGTGCGGCCGTCGTGGTCGGCGGCGCGGCTGCGGTGGGGACATACACGTATGTCGCAGGCCAGTTGAAAAAAACCTACAACGTGAATCTCGACGGGGCATATCGGGCGTCCATCGCAGGCTGCGAATCCCTGGGACTCCCTGTGCTCGAACGCGAAATGCAGTTGAGCCAGGCGACGGTCAAGACCAGGGACGGAGAGCGCGAGGTGTGGATCAATCTCAAGACGCAGAGTTCGACAACCACCGAGATTTCCATCCGCGTGGGGTACCTGGGAGACGAACAGGCGTCACGGCGCATTCACGACGCCATCGGCGCCAAGCTGTAG
- a CDS encoding ASKHA domain-containing protein: MAYGAGRNGRDHRWRRATEKRRQAPCPVLTIEIRQHSGEVESISVAPGRSFLNALFEAGVGRGRLVCGGSGLCGKCRIRFLTSAPPPCPEDFLRLGADEVAAGWRLSCRHEATVSCRIEDPGPPPAMPKFGRADGVAIDVGTTRIKWALRRGDEHGREYAVFNPQMAVGSEIMSRLRYALSSPAGRSHLRESVLRVLRDVAGASGATAMALSANSAMVSLLLDVPLTGLAYAPYSLPWRGGEVVDLGPGLPPAYIPPLLGPFIGADVSAGLACITAQRPRYPYILSDLGTNGEFVLAVDERRYFACSVPMGPAIEGVGLCCGAAAGEGVLSRAELTPAGLRWDTWNMTGISGTGYMSLLALLLRLGLVGTDGHFRAGSMPLARKVGTRLCAHPLGRIFELDGDVFLAERDVEEFLKAKAGVNVGLRTLIGLAGLAEGDVAAVYLAGALGEHSQTEDLVALGFLPEVWKDRVTMAGNTSLAGTMLALRDEGTRRWLAGLPPLVRVESLVERDDFGPAFMKAMRFAWT, from the coding sequence ATGGCTTACGGCGCAGGGCGAAATGGCCGCGATCATCGGTGGCGTCGAGCGACAGAGAAGCGACGGCAGGCGCCTTGTCCTGTGCTGACGATTGAAATACGACAGCATTCCGGCGAAGTTGAATCCATTAGCGTCGCGCCGGGCCGTTCCTTCCTGAACGCGTTGTTCGAGGCCGGCGTCGGCCGTGGCCGACTCGTGTGTGGTGGAAGCGGGCTGTGCGGCAAATGCAGAATCCGCTTTTTGACGTCTGCGCCGCCGCCGTGTCCCGAGGACTTTCTGCGCCTTGGGGCGGACGAGGTGGCTGCCGGATGGCGCCTGTCCTGCCGGCATGAGGCGACAGTTTCCTGCCGGATAGAGGATCCCGGCCCGCCGCCGGCCATGCCGAAGTTTGGCCGTGCCGACGGGGTGGCGATCGATGTCGGGACCACGCGCATCAAATGGGCTCTCCGGCGAGGCGATGAGCATGGCCGCGAATATGCGGTGTTCAATCCGCAGATGGCCGTTGGCAGCGAAATCATGTCCAGGCTGCGCTACGCTCTTTCGTCCCCGGCCGGCCGCAGTCATCTCCGGGAATCCGTACTGCGGGTGCTGCGGGATGTGGCTGGTGCAAGCGGCGCTACGGCCATGGCCCTTTCCGCGAACAGCGCCATGGTCTCCCTCCTGCTCGACGTCCCCCTGACTGGCCTGGCCTACGCGCCGTACAGCCTGCCATGGCGGGGCGGCGAGGTCGTCGATCTCGGTCCGGGCTTGCCGCCGGCGTACATTCCGCCCCTGCTGGGGCCGTTCATCGGGGCCGACGTCAGCGCCGGCCTGGCCTGCATTACCGCGCAACGCCCCCGCTACCCCTATATCCTCTCCGATCTCGGGACAAACGGGGAATTCGTCCTCGCCGTGGATGAACGACGGTATTTCGCGTGCAGCGTGCCCATGGGGCCGGCCATTGAGGGCGTCGGGCTGTGCTGCGGCGCCGCCGCCGGGGAGGGCGTCCTGAGCAGGGCCGAGCTGACACCGGCCGGTCTGCGATGGGACACGTGGAACATGACGGGCATCTCCGGGACGGGTTACATGTCGCTGTTGGCTCTGCTGCTCCGGCTGGGGCTTGTCGGCACGGACGGGCATTTCCGGGCGGGATCCATGCCCCTGGCGCGCAAGGTCGGGACACGACTGTGCGCACATCCCTTGGGCAGGATCTTCGAGCTGGATGGAGATGTTTTCCTGGCGGAACGGGATGTCGAGGAGTTTTTGAAGGCCAAGGCCGGGGTCAACGTCGGTCTCAGGACTTTGATCGGGCTTGCGGGCTTGGCCGAGGGGGACGTGGCGGCGGTCTATCTGGCCGGCGCCCTCGGGGAGCACTCGCAGACCGAGGATCTGGTCGCCCTGGGCTTTCTGCCGGAGGTGTGGAAAGATCGGGTCACGATGGCCGGCAACACGTCGTTGGCGGGGACCATGCTGGCCTTGCGCGATGAGGGAACCCGGCGGTGGCTCGCCGGGTTGCCCCCGTTGGTCAGGGTGGAGTCGTTGGTGGAAAGGGATGATTTCGGCCCCGCGTTCATGAAGGCCATGCGCTTTGCATGGACGTAG
- the selD gene encoding selenide, water dikinase SelD: MNKTPLVQTVTAAGUASKLSPGDLEQALSGLDVSPDDRILTGLGNSEDAAVVLFPSGKALVQTLDFFTPIVNDPFRFGQIAAANSLSDVYAMGGEAYAVMNIVCFPSSSMEISVLREILRGGLVKIREAGAMLVGGHSVQDKELKYGLSVSGIIDPERYATNAGLRPGDTLILTKPIGSGVLATAIKAGWDGAEADEEELFTWAARLNRTAGAAIAAFGLRAATDVTGFGLGGHLLEMATASGCTVRLQTGAVPIMGRAAELAGIGLLPVGSHANRHYCDKTVMQLPGLDPITVDLMFDAQTSGGMVLAVPEELVDEVRAWLTAQGEMAAIIGGVERQRSDGRRLVLC; the protein is encoded by the coding sequence GTGAACAAGACGCCTCTTGTACAGACAGTCACTGCCGCCGGTTGAGCCTCCAAGCTCTCTCCAGGGGACCTGGAGCAGGCGCTTAGCGGGCTCGACGTGAGTCCGGACGACCGAATCCTTACTGGGCTGGGCAACAGCGAGGACGCGGCCGTCGTCCTTTTCCCTTCCGGCAAGGCCTTGGTCCAGACTCTCGATTTCTTCACGCCCATCGTCAACGATCCATTCCGGTTCGGTCAGATCGCCGCGGCCAACTCCCTGTCGGATGTCTACGCCATGGGGGGGGAAGCCTATGCGGTCATGAACATTGTGTGCTTCCCGTCGTCGTCGATGGAAATTTCGGTGCTACGCGAGATTCTGCGCGGCGGCCTGGTCAAGATCCGCGAGGCGGGCGCGATGCTCGTCGGTGGGCACAGCGTCCAGGACAAGGAACTCAAATACGGCCTCTCGGTGTCCGGGATCATCGACCCGGAGCGGTACGCGACCAATGCCGGGCTGCGTCCCGGCGATACCCTGATCCTGACGAAGCCCATCGGTTCGGGAGTCCTGGCGACGGCCATCAAGGCCGGCTGGGACGGTGCGGAAGCCGACGAAGAGGAGCTCTTCACGTGGGCGGCGCGGTTGAACCGGACCGCGGGGGCGGCGATCGCCGCATTCGGTCTGCGCGCGGCAACGGACGTAACCGGGTTCGGGCTGGGCGGGCACCTGCTTGAGATGGCCACGGCCTCGGGATGTACCGTCCGTCTGCAAACCGGTGCCGTGCCCATCATGGGACGCGCGGCGGAACTGGCCGGAATCGGCCTCTTGCCGGTCGGCAGCCATGCCAACAGGCATTATTGTGACAAGACCGTCATGCAGCTTCCTGGGCTTGACCCGATCACGGTGGACCTCATGTTCGACGCGCAGACCTCGGGCGGTATGGTGCTGGCCGTGCCAGAGGAACTGGTCGACGAGGTGCGCGCATGGCTTACGGCGCAGGGCGAAATGGCCGCGATCATCGGTGGCGTCGAGCGACAGAGAAGCGACGGCAGGCGCCTTGTCCTGTGCTGA
- a CDS encoding selenium metabolism-associated LysR family transcriptional regulator codes for MDIRKIEAFSKVYENRSFSRAGKELYLSQPTISAHVASLEQELEVQLFDRIGRTVVPTKAGDVLYQHAKRIFEASELAISEIRKLQDRITGKLDLGGSTIPANYILPPLLAGFWQTYPEVIMDLHIADSEDIVSRVRDNALMLGVVGGHFESPDLHFEPIATDSLVLVMTPALRDRTAHLPPEELLRSLPWVMREEGSGTRMAMAASLAGFSIDVNSLRTVMMVRNAGAMARCLSAGMGAAITSAITVGPELRTGRLVALDLPGLQMERSFYVVFNTKRSLFPAALKLIEYLKNNAENQVRTQS; via the coding sequence ATGGATATACGGAAGATTGAAGCGTTTTCCAAGGTGTACGAAAACCGGAGTTTTTCTCGGGCCGGGAAGGAGCTGTATCTTTCCCAGCCGACCATCAGCGCGCATGTCGCATCGCTTGAGCAGGAACTCGAAGTGCAGCTTTTCGACCGCATCGGCCGGACCGTGGTGCCAACCAAGGCCGGAGACGTGCTCTATCAGCATGCCAAGCGCATATTCGAAGCATCTGAACTTGCCATTTCCGAAATCCGGAAGCTGCAGGATCGCATCACCGGCAAGCTCGACCTCGGCGGAAGCACCATTCCGGCCAATTACATCCTGCCGCCTCTTCTGGCCGGATTCTGGCAGACCTACCCAGAGGTCATCATGGACCTGCACATCGCAGACTCCGAAGACATCGTCAGCCGGGTTCGCGACAACGCGTTGATGCTCGGGGTGGTCGGCGGCCATTTCGAGTCTCCCGACCTCCATTTCGAGCCTATCGCCACGGACTCCCTCGTGCTTGTCATGACACCAGCCCTGAGAGATCGCACCGCGCATCTCCCCCCTGAGGAGTTGCTGCGCAGCCTGCCGTGGGTCATGCGCGAGGAGGGCTCCGGCACGCGGATGGCAATGGCGGCGAGTCTGGCCGGCTTCTCCATCGACGTGAATTCGCTGCGCACCGTCATGATGGTCCGCAATGCCGGCGCCATGGCGCGCTGTCTCTCGGCCGGGATGGGCGCTGCAATAACCTCCGCGATCACCGTTGGCCCCGAATTGCGAACAGGGCGCCTGGTCGCCTTGGATTTGCCCGGTCTGCAGATGGAACGCTCGTTTTACGTCGTGTTCAACACGAAGCGTTCCCTCTTCCCGGCAGCCCTGAAGCTGATAGAATATCTCAAAAACAACGCTGAAAATCAGGTGAGGACACAGTCGTGA
- the rplQ gene encoding 50S ribosomal protein L17, which produces MRHRNSGRKLGRTWEHRKALMKNMARSLVEHERIRTTEAKAKELRILADKLVTMALVDSLHARRQAYAILGSHHSVQKLFNEIGPRFKEIPGGYTRVVKFGIPRVGDSAPMAMIEFTRLAESAPAEETGKSEE; this is translated from the coding sequence ATGAGGCATAGAAACTCTGGTCGAAAACTGGGGCGCACGTGGGAACACCGCAAGGCCCTGATGAAGAATATGGCCCGTTCCCTGGTCGAGCACGAGCGCATCCGGACCACGGAAGCCAAGGCCAAGGAACTGCGCATCCTGGCCGACAAGCTGGTCACCATGGCTCTCGTGGATAGCCTGCACGCCCGTCGTCAAGCCTATGCGATACTGGGCAGCCATCACAGCGTGCAGAAGCTCTTCAATGAGATCGGCCCGCGCTTCAAGGAAATCCCCGGCGGTTACACGCGTGTCGTCAAGTTCGGCATCCCGCGCGTCGGTGACAGTGCACCCATGGCCATGATCGAATTCACGCGACTGGCCGAATCCGCACCTGCTGAGGAAACTGGGAAGAGCGAAGAATAG
- a CDS encoding DNA-directed RNA polymerase subunit alpha, which translates to MSSTYSGDKKVYVRNWAELVRPEQLEKDSKSDAMYGRFVCEPLERGFGTTIGNALRRVLLSSLQGAAPVSVKIQGIQHEFTTIPGVNEDVTDIVLNLKQLRVAMNTPEPQRVQLIANAKGEVKASAIVENQHIKILNPELHIATLSEDIDLVMDLEIRMGKGYVPAEMHEDLDNEIGVITLDSSFSPIRKVAYAVEQARVGQMTNYDKLIMEVWTDGSITPDDALAYSAKILKEQLTVFINFDEGSADIEKAKTKPQDKVNENLFKNIEDLELPVRASNCLKSAGIHIVGELVQKTEADLLKTKNFGRKSLEDIRRVLESMGLDFGIRVDNFDELYQDWLKRNEEDEA; encoded by the coding sequence ATGAGTTCTACGTATAGCGGAGACAAAAAGGTTTACGTCCGGAATTGGGCAGAGCTTGTCAGGCCCGAACAGCTGGAAAAGGATTCGAAGAGCGACGCCATGTACGGGCGGTTCGTCTGCGAACCCCTTGAACGGGGGTTCGGGACCACCATCGGAAACGCATTGCGTCGGGTGCTCCTGTCCTCCTTGCAGGGCGCTGCGCCCGTATCGGTCAAGATTCAGGGCATTCAGCACGAATTCACGACCATCCCGGGCGTGAATGAAGATGTCACGGACATCGTCCTTAACCTCAAGCAGTTGCGCGTGGCCATGAACACCCCTGAACCCCAGCGGGTTCAGCTCATCGCCAACGCAAAGGGCGAGGTCAAGGCCTCGGCCATTGTAGAGAACCAGCACATCAAAATCCTCAACCCCGAACTGCACATCGCCACCCTGTCCGAGGACATCGACCTCGTCATGGATCTGGAGATTCGCATGGGGAAGGGATACGTGCCTGCCGAAATGCATGAGGATCTGGACAACGAAATCGGCGTGATCACTCTTGACTCGAGCTTCTCCCCCATCCGCAAGGTAGCGTATGCCGTGGAGCAGGCGCGTGTCGGTCAGATGACCAACTACGACAAGCTGATCATGGAAGTGTGGACGGACGGCTCCATCACGCCTGACGACGCACTTGCCTACAGCGCCAAGATTCTGAAGGAACAGCTGACCGTCTTCATCAATTTTGACGAAGGGTCGGCCGACATCGAGAAGGCCAAGACCAAGCCTCAGGACAAGGTCAACGAGAACTTGTTCAAGAATATCGAGGATCTGGAGTTGCCCGTGCGGGCAAGCAACTGCCTCAAGAGCGCTGGCATCCATATCGTCGGTGAACTGGTTCAGAAGACCGAGGCCGACCTGCTCAAGACCAAGAACTTCGGCCGCAAGTCCCTTGAGGACATCCGCCGGGTGCTGGAGAGCATGGGCCTGGATTTTGGCATCAGAGTCGATAATTTCGATGAATTGTACCAGGATTGGTTAAAGAGGAACGAAGAAGATGAGGCATAG
- the rpsD gene encoding 30S ribosomal protein S4, translated as MARYTGPKCRICRREGGKLFLKGDRCYTDKCAFERRAYAPGDHGKARKKPSDYALQLREKQKVRKMYGILEGQFRRYFEEAERRKGVTGTNLLTLLETRIDNVAYKLGFANSRSQARQMVRHGIFLLNGRRVSVPSIQMKPGDVLEVRDRTKKNLVINEALEVVARRGVPAWLEIDAPALKGSVKAFPTREDITFPMTEQLIVELYSK; from the coding sequence TTGGCTAGATATACAGGCCCAAAATGCAGGATTTGCCGTAGAGAAGGCGGAAAGCTTTTTCTGAAAGGCGATAGATGTTACACGGACAAGTGTGCTTTCGAGCGTCGCGCCTATGCGCCCGGCGATCACGGCAAAGCACGCAAGAAACCCAGTGATTACGCTCTCCAGCTGCGCGAGAAGCAGAAGGTGAGAAAGATGTACGGCATTCTCGAGGGCCAGTTCCGCCGTTATTTCGAGGAAGCCGAACGCCGCAAGGGCGTCACCGGTACGAATCTGCTGACCCTGCTTGAAACGCGCATCGACAACGTCGCGTACAAGCTCGGTTTCGCCAATTCGCGCAGCCAGGCCCGTCAGATGGTTCGTCATGGGATTTTCCTTCTGAACGGTCGTCGCGTCAGCGTGCCGTCGATTCAGATGAAGCCGGGTGACGTTCTTGAAGTGCGCGATCGCACCAAGAAGAATCTCGTCATTAACGAAGCTTTGGAAGTTGTCGCCCGTCGTGGCGTGCCTGCATGGCTCGAGATCGATGCTCCTGCCCTGAAGGGATCCGTCAAGGCTTTCCCGACCAGAGAAGATATCACTTTCCCGATGACGGAGCAGTTGATTGTTGAACTCTACTCCAAATAG
- the rpsK gene encoding 30S ribosomal protein S11 encodes MARPQRVIKKKEKRNIPTGIAHVNSTFNNTIITFTDPTGNVISWASSGASGFKGSRKNTPFAAQKAAETAARKAMDCGMRTVGILVKGPGSGRESAMRAINAVGLRVAFIRDVTPIPHNGCRPPKRRRV; translated from the coding sequence ATGGCAAGACCTCAGAGAGTCATCAAGAAAAAGGAAAAGAGAAATATCCCCACGGGTATCGCTCATGTGAACAGCACGTTCAATAATACGATCATCACGTTCACCGATCCCACAGGGAACGTCATCAGCTGGGCGAGTTCCGGTGCATCCGGGTTTAAGGGGTCCCGCAAGAACACCCCCTTCGCGGCTCAGAAAGCAGCGGAGACCGCTGCCCGCAAAGCCATGGACTGCGGCATGCGCACCGTCGGCATTCTCGTGAAGGGACCCGGTTCCGGACGTGAGTCCGCCATGCGCGCCATCAACGCCGTCGGCCTGCGCGTCGCCTTTATCCGCGACGTCACGCCGATTCCGCACAATGGTTGTCGTCCGCCCAAACGTCGTAGAGTATAG
- the rpsM gene encoding 30S ribosomal protein S13, whose protein sequence is MARLVGVDLPRNKRLDIALTYIYGIGRATALKILDSTGIDWTKNSDDLTADDVNILRKELEANYKVEGDLRREVVANIKRLMDIGCYRGLRHRRGLPCRGQRTHTNARTRKGPRRAIVGKKKK, encoded by the coding sequence GTGGCAAGATTAGTTGGTGTAGATTTGCCGAGAAATAAAAGGCTCGATATTGCATTGACATATATTTACGGGATCGGCCGGGCTACAGCTCTCAAAATCCTTGATTCTACGGGCATTGATTGGACCAAGAACAGTGATGACCTCACTGCGGACGACGTCAACATCCTGCGCAAAGAACTTGAGGCCAATTACAAGGTCGAGGGTGATCTGCGTCGCGAAGTCGTTGCCAACATCAAGCGCCTCATGGACATTGGTTGCTACAGAGGACTGAGACATCGACGCGGCTTGCCTTGTCGCGGACAGCGCACGCATACCAACGCGCGCACACGCAAGGGTCCACGCAGAGCCATTGTTGGTAAGAAGAAAAAGTAA
- the rpmJ gene encoding 50S ribosomal protein L36: protein MKVRPSVRKICPKCKIIKRKGVLRVICDNTRHKQRQG from the coding sequence ATGAAAGTTAGACCTTCAGTTCGCAAGATTTGTCCCAAATGCAAGATCATCAAGCGCAAAGGCGTGCTTCGTGTGATCTGCGACAATACGCGGCATAAACAAAGACAGGGTTAA
- the map gene encoding type I methionyl aminopeptidase, giving the protein MKKHRGIFLKNDQEIALLREANRIGALILDALGQMVAPGVSSWDLEEKANDLCAHYGVVPAFKGYLGFPYALCCSLNEVVVHGFPTKTPLRDGDILSIDFGVKFQGFYGDTARTFPVGNISEGAARLLEVTRDSLYRGIARAKPGNDLYDISRAVQECVEAQGYSVVKRFVGHGIGRMLHEKPEIPNFVPRDSSRLPLKPGMVLAIEPMVAMGSDQVEILSDGWTAVTKDRSLSAHFEHSVAITKDGPIILSQL; this is encoded by the coding sequence TTGAAAAAGCATAGAGGCATCTTCCTGAAAAATGATCAGGAGATAGCTCTACTCCGGGAAGCCAACCGCATCGGTGCTCTTATTCTCGATGCACTCGGGCAGATGGTGGCTCCCGGAGTTTCATCCTGGGACCTTGAGGAAAAGGCGAACGACCTCTGTGCTCACTACGGGGTTGTTCCGGCGTTCAAGGGGTATCTTGGTTTTCCGTACGCGCTCTGCTGCTCGCTCAACGAAGTGGTCGTGCACGGTTTTCCCACCAAGACGCCTTTGCGGGACGGAGACATTCTGTCCATAGATTTTGGTGTGAAGTTTCAGGGTTTTTACGGTGATACCGCAAGGACCTTTCCTGTAGGAAATATCAGTGAGGGCGCGGCCCGTTTGCTGGAAGTCACCCGGGACTCCCTGTATAGAGGGATTGCCCGGGCCAAGCCAGGAAACGACCTTTACGATATTTCACGGGCTGTACAGGAATGTGTCGAAGCTCAAGGGTACTCCGTAGTCAAGCGTTTCGTAGGGCATGGAATTGGCCGGATGCTTCATGAGAAGCCGGAAATCCCCAATTTCGTGCCGCGGGACAGCTCGAGACTGCCTTTGAAGCCGGGTATGGTGCTCGCCATTGAGCCAATGGTTGCCATGGGGTCCGACCAGGTCGAAATCCTCTCCGACGGGTGGACCGCTGTAACCAAAGATAGAAGCCTGTCAGCTCATTTTGAACATTCTGTGGCGATTACCAAGGACGGACCAATCATTCTCAGCCAGCTGTAA